A stretch of the Desertibacillus haloalkaliphilus genome encodes the following:
- a CDS encoding vitamin B12-dependent ribonucleotide reductase, whose protein sequence is MTMTMSKGTNINIERLNQDIEQFPQVHPITKDMKLTKQGVSRLVMLDRYTFKDTEKVTLKEGDFVVLTVKEDPKFPARGFGIVQSINWDMNQAKVRVDEEFQAMLEDPEEVNSGVVTRSLDTIEKPLEIFYEQIAKRNATGLASVETDETKRQQSFERFYDELVKMNFIPAGRVLYGAGADTDVTYFNCYVMPYVQDSREGISEHRKQVMEIMSRGGGVGTNGSTLRPRNTLARGVNGKSSGSVSWLDDIAKLTHLVEQGGSRRGAQMIMLVDSHPDILEFIISKMQNPRILRFLLESSNDELIKQLVKEKLHFTPLTEMEKSMYQGILNYKAIPGQGGFEDSVIQEAEEKLNIGGTYSVNNPEFLTGANISVCLTKEFMYAVENDEDYELRFPDVESYSEEEMEIYNREWHECGDVREWEARGFKVRTYRTIKAKELWNLINICATYSAEPGIFFIDNANDMTNAKAYGQKVVATNPCGEQPLAPYSVCNLAAVNLAEMADKQAKTVDFEKLKRTVETGVRMQDNVIDATPYFLEQNTKQAKGERRVGLGVMGLHDLLIYTETVYGSEKGNQLVDQIFETIATTAYRTSIELAKEKGSFPFLVGKTDEETKELREAFIHTGYMKKMPEDIRQGVLNYGIRNSHLLTVAPTGSTGTMVGVSTGLEPYFSFSYFRSGRLGKFIEVKAEIVQEYLDQNPEADENHLPEWFISTMELSPEAHADVQCIIQRWVDSSLSKTVNAPKGYSVEQVEAVYERLYRGGAKGGTVYVDGSRDAQVLSLKAEENSFDDEQNNHEQHGFNEPVVLVETIADVRSTDVTFGSEIGNKCPVCREGTVEDIGGCNTCTNCKAQLKCGL, encoded by the coding sequence TGAACAATTTCCTCAAGTCCATCCAATTACAAAGGATATGAAGCTGACAAAACAAGGAGTTTCGAGACTTGTCATGCTCGATCGATATACATTCAAAGATACAGAAAAGGTAACATTAAAAGAAGGCGACTTCGTTGTGTTGACGGTTAAGGAAGACCCGAAGTTTCCTGCACGTGGATTTGGTATTGTTCAGTCCATCAATTGGGATATGAACCAAGCAAAAGTCCGTGTTGATGAAGAATTTCAAGCTATGCTAGAGGATCCAGAAGAAGTAAATTCTGGGGTCGTGACGCGCTCGTTAGACACGATAGAAAAACCGTTAGAAATTTTTTATGAACAAATTGCTAAGCGTAATGCAACTGGACTAGCTTCCGTTGAAACGGACGAAACGAAACGCCAACAATCATTTGAACGCTTTTATGATGAGCTGGTTAAGATGAACTTCATTCCAGCAGGACGTGTTCTTTACGGCGCTGGTGCTGATACAGATGTAACTTATTTCAACTGTTATGTGATGCCTTACGTTCAAGATTCACGTGAAGGAATATCGGAGCACCGTAAACAAGTCATGGAAATTATGAGCCGTGGTGGTGGTGTAGGAACAAATGGTTCAACCCTACGTCCGCGTAACACACTTGCACGTGGTGTCAATGGTAAATCATCCGGTTCGGTATCTTGGCTAGATGACATTGCCAAGTTGACGCACCTTGTTGAACAAGGCGGTTCAAGGCGTGGAGCTCAAATGATTATGCTCGTCGATTCTCACCCTGATATCCTTGAGTTTATTATCTCAAAGATGCAAAACCCAAGAATTTTACGATTTTTACTTGAAAGTTCAAATGATGAGCTTATCAAACAACTTGTAAAAGAAAAGTTACATTTTACGCCATTAACAGAGATGGAAAAGTCCATGTATCAAGGAATTTTGAATTATAAGGCGATCCCGGGTCAAGGTGGATTTGAAGATAGTGTCATTCAGGAAGCTGAAGAAAAACTTAACATCGGCGGGACATACAGCGTCAATAATCCAGAATTTTTAACAGGAGCAAATATTTCAGTGTGTTTAACGAAGGAATTTATGTACGCTGTTGAAAATGATGAAGATTATGAGCTTCGCTTCCCAGATGTTGAGAGCTACAGCGAAGAAGAAATGGAAATTTATAATCGTGAATGGCATGAATGTGGTGATGTTCGTGAGTGGGAAGCACGAGGCTTTAAAGTGCGAACGTACCGCACGATTAAGGCGAAAGAATTATGGAATTTAATTAATATCTGTGCGACATATTCAGCTGAACCAGGTATTTTCTTCATTGACAACGCAAATGACATGACGAATGCAAAGGCGTATGGTCAGAAAGTTGTCGCAACAAACCCGTGTGGTGAGCAACCTCTTGCACCATATTCTGTTTGTAACTTAGCTGCAGTCAACTTGGCTGAGATGGCTGACAAACAAGCCAAAACGGTTGATTTTGAAAAGCTTAAACGCACGGTTGAAACAGGGGTACGTATGCAAGACAATGTTATTGATGCGACACCTTACTTCCTTGAGCAAAATACAAAGCAAGCCAAAGGTGAGCGTCGTGTTGGTTTAGGAGTTATGGGGCTACATGACTTATTAATCTACACAGAAACGGTTTATGGCTCTGAGAAAGGCAATCAATTGGTTGATCAGATCTTTGAAACGATCGCAACGACTGCTTATCGGACAAGCATTGAGCTTGCAAAAGAGAAAGGAAGCTTTCCATTTTTGGTTGGGAAAACTGACGAAGAAACAAAGGAACTGCGTGAGGCATTTATTCATACAGGCTATATGAAAAAAATGCCAGAGGACATCCGCCAAGGCGTATTAAACTATGGCATTCGCAACTCTCACTTATTAACGGTTGCCCCAACAGGGTCAACGGGAACGATGGTGGGAGTAAGTACAGGACTTGAGCCATATTTCTCTTTCTCTTACTTTAGAAGTGGCCGTTTAGGTAAATTTATTGAAGTGAAAGCAGAAATTGTACAAGAATACTTGGATCAAAACCCTGAGGCCGATGAAAATCATCTACCGGAGTGGTTCATCTCGACGATGGAACTTTCTCCTGAAGCTCATGCCGATGTGCAGTGTATTATTCAGCGTTGGGTCGATAGTTCACTATCAAAAACAGTAAATGCCCCGAAAGGATATTCTGTTGAACAAGTTGAGGCTGTTTATGAACGACTATATCGTGGTGGTGCTAAGGGCGGTACCGTTTATGTTGATGGTAGCCGTGATGCTCAAGTATTATCACTAAAAGCTGAAGAAAACAGCTTTGATGATGAGCAAAATAATCATGAACAACATGGATTTAATGAACCGGTTGTGCTCGTTGAAACGATTGCCGATGTCCGTTCAACAGATGTAACATTTGGTTCAGAGATAGGGAATAAATGTCCAGTTTGTCGTGAAGGAACGGTTGAAGATATTGGTGGCTGTAACACATGCACAAATTGTAAAGCGCAATTAAAATGCGGCTTATAA
- the splB gene encoding spore photoproduct lyase, protein MNAFIPQLVYIEPNALNYPLGVELKDKFEKMGIEIRETTSHNQVRNIPGDTELQKYRNAKSTLVIGVRKTLKFDTSKPSAEYAIPLATGCMGHCHYCYLQTTMGDKPYLRTYVNLDDIFEATHQYIEERKPEITRFEAACTSDIVGIDHLTHSLRKAIEFIGQTELGRLRFVTKYHHVDHLLDAKHNGNTRFRFSLNSNYVIKNFEPGTSPFDKRIEAAGKVANANYPLGFILAPLYRHKDWEQGYLDLFERLEATLPLYATKDLTFELIQHRFTKTAKRIIEKRYPKSKLEMNEEERKYKWGKYGRGKYVYQNDEATELRETIESYIHKFFPNAKIEYFT, encoded by the coding sequence ATGAATGCATTTATTCCACAACTTGTTTATATTGAACCTAATGCACTTAATTATCCGCTCGGTGTCGAGCTGAAAGATAAATTTGAAAAGATGGGGATTGAAATTCGTGAAACGACTTCTCATAATCAAGTTCGTAACATCCCTGGTGATACTGAATTGCAAAAATATCGAAATGCAAAGTCAACGTTAGTCATAGGCGTTCGAAAAACATTAAAATTTGATACGTCAAAGCCATCGGCTGAGTATGCGATCCCTCTAGCTACTGGTTGTATGGGACATTGTCATTATTGTTATTTACAAACGACGATGGGGGATAAACCATATCTACGCACATATGTGAACCTAGATGATATTTTTGAGGCAACACATCAATATATAGAGGAGCGCAAGCCAGAAATTACTCGGTTTGAGGCAGCTTGTACATCAGACATTGTTGGTATTGATCACCTAACGCATTCACTAAGGAAAGCGATTGAATTTATCGGCCAAACCGAATTAGGGCGACTACGTTTTGTCACTAAGTATCATCATGTTGATCATCTTTTAGATGCGAAACATAATGGAAATACGAGGTTCCGTTTTAGTCTTAATTCCAACTATGTAATCAAGAACTTCGAACCAGGGACTTCTCCTTTTGATAAACGAATTGAAGCAGCGGGGAAGGTAGCTAATGCAAATTATCCTCTAGGGTTTATCTTAGCCCCGCTCTATCGTCATAAAGACTGGGAACAAGGATATCTAGACCTATTTGAACGATTAGAAGCAACGCTGCCATTGTATGCGACAAAAGATCTTACGTTTGAATTAATACAACACCGCTTTACAAAAACTGCAAAGCGAATCATTGAAAAACGTTATCCAAAGTCGAAGCTAGAGATGAACGAAGAGGAACGTAAGTATAAATGGGGGAAGTATGGACGAGGCAAGTACGTGTACCAAAATGATGAAGCAACAGAGCTGAGAGAAACAATTGAATCGTATATTCATAAATTTTTCCCTAACGCAAAAATCGAATATTTCACCTAA
- the mntR gene encoding transcriptional regulator MntR produces the protein MPTPSMEDYLERIYMLIEDKGYARVSDIAEALEVHPSSVTKMVQKLDKSEYLIYEKYRGLVLTPKGKKVGKRLVYRHDLLEDFMKIIGVNKSNIYDDVEGIEHHLSWDAIDRIGDLVQFFEEDQSRVEALRDVQKKNEEQS, from the coding sequence ATGCCAACACCTAGTATGGAAGATTATTTAGAGAGAATATATATGTTAATTGAAGATAAAGGATATGCACGAGTATCCGATATAGCTGAGGCGTTGGAAGTCCATCCATCCTCTGTAACGAAAATGGTACAGAAACTAGACAAAAGCGAATATCTCATTTATGAGAAATACCGTGGATTAGTACTTACTCCAAAAGGAAAAAAGGTTGGAAAACGTTTAGTATATCGACATGACCTTTTGGAAGACTTCATGAAAATCATTGGGGTAAATAAGTCCAATATATATGATGATGTTGAGGGGATTGAGCACCACTTAAGCTGGGATGCGATCGACCGAATTGGCGACCTCGTACAATTTTTTGAAGAGGATCAATCGCGAGTCGAGGCTTTGCGCGATGTTCAAAAAAAGAATGAAGAGCAGTCATAG
- a CDS encoding patatin-like phospholipase family protein gives MEIDGVFEGGGVKSLAFIGALREVERKEMTFDRIAGTSAGSVIASFIKAGYTSQEIESLVTNTDFTTFMDPINSILPFRFAKWARVYWKLGLYRGNLLEQWLSDQLAVKGVKTFADLPEGSLKIIASDLTRGRLIVLPDDLEQYGLLPEKFPVARAVRMSCSIPYFFEPVKVTGASGKRFVIVDGGVLSNFPIWLFLNKKTNKLKRPLLGFRLSPKFDDLPENDIKNALGLFHSLFETMLRAHDLRYITKDHTDNIVFIPVESVTATDFDLSLEKKKALINIGRERTNRFLKQWTY, from the coding sequence GTGGAGATCGATGGTGTATTTGAGGGAGGGGGCGTGAAGTCACTAGCTTTTATTGGCGCATTAAGGGAAGTTGAACGAAAAGAGATGACCTTTGATCGTATTGCTGGAACGAGTGCAGGTTCTGTCATTGCATCTTTTATTAAGGCTGGCTATACGAGTCAAGAAATCGAATCTCTTGTCACTAATACTGACTTTACTACATTTATGGATCCGATCAACTCGATTCTTCCTTTTCGTTTTGCGAAATGGGCTCGCGTCTATTGGAAATTAGGTTTATATAGAGGAAACTTACTTGAACAATGGCTTTCTGACCAATTAGCTGTAAAAGGAGTGAAGACTTTCGCAGATCTCCCAGAAGGTTCACTCAAAATTATTGCTTCTGATTTAACACGTGGCCGTCTTATCGTATTACCTGATGATTTGGAGCAATATGGTTTATTGCCAGAGAAGTTTCCAGTTGCGAGAGCCGTGCGCATGAGTTGCAGTATTCCGTATTTTTTTGAGCCTGTAAAAGTGACAGGTGCTTCAGGGAAACGTTTTGTCATTGTTGATGGTGGCGTCCTTAGTAATTTTCCAATTTGGTTATTTCTAAATAAGAAAACGAATAAATTAAAGCGTCCGTTGCTTGGATTTCGGTTATCACCAAAATTTGATGACTTGCCAGAGAATGATATAAAAAATGCGTTAGGACTATTCCACTCTTTATTTGAAACGATGTTGCGAGCACATGACCTTCGGTATATTACAAAAGATCATACCGATAATATCGTATTTATCCCTGTAGAGAGTGTAACGGCTACTGATTTTGATCTTAGTTTAGAAAAGAAAAAAGCTCTCATCAACATTGGAAGAGAGCGTACAAACAGATTTCTTAAACAGTGGACCTATTAA
- a CDS encoding phosphatase PAP2 family protein: MFESTFLTFLTELDHPLINLFFTFISFISHEYSYFLLIPFIYWVVHKKIGFYLFYVFLFSMYVNEFLKSTFMIERPGDHQPLTTGYSFPSGHVQAATSFWGFLIPAISKRWFTVFACVYIGLISFSRLYTGAHWPADVVAAILISSFIIYMSYRSYDWLGSMPDNYKLIFSFVIPIALVLLNPKSSFFAGLLLGVGVGYGFEQIKNRMVISPNYTRKTIAFLIGTIGLFSIYSLSFLLPEQPAILFIHAALMGMWITWLAPMLFIKFKIYERSGKRMSL, encoded by the coding sequence ATGTTTGAATCTACCTTTTTAACCTTTTTAACTGAATTAGATCATCCGCTGATCAATCTCTTTTTTACGTTTATTTCATTCATCAGCCACGAATATAGTTACTTTCTACTTATCCCATTCATTTATTGGGTCGTACATAAAAAAATAGGCTTTTACCTTTTTTATGTTTTCCTATTTTCAATGTATGTTAATGAGTTTTTAAAGTCTACTTTTATGATTGAACGACCGGGAGATCATCAGCCACTCACTACTGGTTATTCATTTCCAAGTGGTCATGTACAAGCAGCGACATCCTTCTGGGGCTTTTTAATTCCGGCAATTTCTAAGCGTTGGTTTACCGTTTTTGCTTGTGTTTATATTGGACTTATTTCCTTTTCTCGTCTCTACACAGGCGCACATTGGCCAGCTGATGTAGTGGCCGCCATTTTAATTTCAAGCTTCATCATTTACATGTCTTACCGGTCCTATGATTGGTTAGGATCGATGCCTGATAATTATAAACTTATTTTTTCTTTTGTTATACCCATTGCACTCGTATTATTGAACCCTAAAAGCAGCTTCTTTGCAGGTCTCCTTTTAGGTGTCGGCGTCGGTTATGGCTTTGAACAAATTAAGAACCGAATGGTCATCTCACCTAACTACACACGCAAAACAATCGCCTTCTTGATCGGCACAATTGGGTTGTTTAGTATCTATAGCCTAAGCTTCCTATTACCTGAACAACCAGCCATTCTATTTATTCACGCTGCACTAATGGGAATGTGGATCACATGGTTAGCTCCTATGCTATTTATCAAATTCAAAATCTATGAACGCTCAGGCAAACGAATGAGCCTCTAA
- a CDS encoding SA1362 family protein: MSRQPFHPLVLLIIGLAVVGLLYRLYTDPVGLFVQALIFVGIAAGLFFLFKRFMAKKYGMQAPQRQQRSQRANPFKKNNVVPHKRKATAKKTPTRPLNKRKNEHNLKVIEGKKNKSKKKNRALF, from the coding sequence ATGTCTCGTCAGCCGTTTCATCCGCTTGTCCTATTAATTATCGGTCTAGCTGTTGTAGGTTTACTTTATCGACTATATACTGATCCTGTTGGTTTGTTCGTTCAAGCACTTATTTTTGTAGGGATCGCTGCTGGTCTTTTCTTTTTATTTAAACGATTCATGGCAAAAAAGTACGGTATGCAGGCGCCTCAACGACAACAAAGATCACAGAGAGCAAACCCATTCAAGAAAAACAATGTTGTTCCACATAAAAGAAAAGCAACAGCCAAAAAAACACCTACTCGACCATTGAATAAACGAAAAAATGAACATAATTTGAAAGTCATCGAAGGCAAGAAAAATAAGAGCAAGAAAAAGAATCGAGCACTTTTTTAA
- a CDS encoding YqhR family membrane protein, whose product MGKEQLEQNKQEAPMSYHGKIATIGFFGGLIWSIVAYIAFFFNFMRVGPALVLMPWALGEWKEGYIGQIVGIIVISLLSIGVAFIYKLILEKVYSLWAGAIYGVALWALVFYVLNPVFPGLKSVANLDSNTIITSICLFIIYGIFIGYSISYEYAETYN is encoded by the coding sequence ATGGGAAAAGAACAACTAGAACAAAATAAACAAGAAGCACCAATGTCTTATCATGGCAAGATAGCTACGATTGGATTTTTTGGAGGATTGATTTGGAGTATTGTAGCCTATATTGCTTTTTTCTTTAATTTTATGAGAGTTGGGCCTGCATTAGTACTGATGCCTTGGGCATTAGGTGAATGGAAAGAAGGATATATCGGACAAATTGTTGGTATTATTGTCATTTCATTATTGTCCATCGGTGTTGCGTTCATTTACAAATTAATCTTGGAGAAAGTGTATAGCTTGTGGGCTGGCGCTATCTATGGAGTTGCCCTATGGGCATTAGTATTTTACGTGTTAAACCCTGTATTTCCAGGGTTAAAATCTGTCGCAAATTTAGATTCAAATACGATTATTACTTCAATTTGTTTATTTATCATTTATGGCATCTTTATCGGCTACTCGATTTCATATGAGTATGCAGAAACGTATAACTAG
- the aroQ gene encoding type II 3-dehydroquinate dehydratase, which translates to MKKILVINGPNLNRLGLREPDVYGQRTLIDLETLVVDYGLGRSCEVTCKQSNHEGEIIDWIHESDAFSGIVLNPGAFTHYSYAIRDAIASVQVPVIEVHISNVHARESFRHHSVTAPVSSGQIVGLGFGGYKLAIDALLAKGEDGWNESNN; encoded by the coding sequence ATGAAGAAAATTCTCGTTATTAACGGTCCCAACTTAAATCGTCTTGGATTACGTGAGCCTGATGTTTATGGTCAGCGCACCTTAATTGATTTAGAAACATTGGTCGTTGACTATGGCTTAGGCCGCTCATGTGAAGTGACGTGCAAACAGTCAAATCATGAAGGGGAAATTATTGATTGGATTCATGAGAGTGATGCATTCTCTGGTATCGTGTTAAACCCAGGTGCATTTACACACTATAGCTATGCCATTCGTGATGCGATTGCCAGTGTACAAGTGCCAGTCATAGAAGTTCATATCTCCAATGTGCATGCACGTGAATCGTTTCGACATCATTCGGTTACTGCACCGGTATCAAGCGGCCAAATTGTTGGCTTAGGATTTGGTGGGTACAAACTTGCAATTGATGCATTACTAGCAAAGGGGGAAGATGGATGGAACGAATCGAACAATTAA